GAAAAGCCATTCTGAACGGGCTGCCATTTCTCGACCCCATTTTCATCTACGATACGAATAGGTGTATCCTTACCCAGATAAAACAAACGGACAAGGAGTTCCAATGCTACCAACATTAGAAAACCATATCCCAATAATTTAAGGAACAATCTTCTCATGCCCATAACCTAAAATTGAAAATAAATAAATGAACGATCAAAACCACTATCGTAAAAAAGTAAAATTGCAAAGACAACTAGTGTATATAACATAAACCTGACTCCCCTCGACCTGAATTTGAAAGGATTACGCTCATCCTTGCGAATACAATATTCATAAATTACAAAAAGCGCAAGAAGAATAAAGTAATCTACCATACGATATCCTAAAGGATGGCTGTATTGTGCATACTCAAAATTAGAAAAAATCCGTTCGATATAATTAAATGCATCAGTCAACGATGCTGATCTAAAAAAGATTCTTGAAAAAGTGACGATAGAAAAGGTTAATAAAATTTGACCCATTTCTTTTAAAGTAGGTAGAATCGTTCGCTCTGCCACTACCGTATTTTTATATATGGTATTTCTACCCATCAGAAAAACCGGAATAAAGGCCAACGCATGGAAGGCACCCCAAAAGATAAAGGTCCAGTTGGCACCATGCCAAAAACCGCTTACGAGAAAAATTATACAAATATTCCTCACGGAAAGTAACTTACCTACCCTTGATCCACCAAGTGGAATATATACGTAATGCCTAAACCATGTTGATAAAGATATATGCCAGCGCTGCCAATATTCGGCAACATTCCTAGAAAAATTTGGAAACTTAAAATTAGACATCAATTCGATACCGAATAATTTTGCAGTTCCAATAGCTATGTCCGAATAGCCAGAAAAATCCCCGTACACTTGAAAACTAAATAAGGTAACACCCAGAACTAAGGTTGATGCAGGATAAGAGTGATAATTTGCGAAAATATCGTCCACTATTGGAGCAATACCATCTGCAATTACCATCTTTTTAAAAAGCCCCCAAAGAATAAGCTGTAAACCAGATACGCATTGACCATAGTCGAACTCCCTTTTTTTGATAATCTGTCCCAATAGATTAGAGGCCCTCTCAATAGGCCCGGCAACCAATTGAGGGAAAAATGCTACAAACGTTGCAAACGATAAAAAATCCCTAGTGGGTTTTAAACGTCCATAATAAATATCCAAAGAATAGGACATTGTTTGAAATGTATAAAAACTGATGCCTACCGGTAAGATAATATTCAAGGTCCAACTGCTCTTAATCGAATAACCAAATAGCTGAAACATGTCCATAAATGAATCGGCAAAGAAATTGTAGTACTTGAAAAAGCCTAATAGCGTGATGTTAAAAATGACACTAACTAAAAGCCATAACCTTTTTTTTGATTTACTTTCGTAAATGGCCTTTCCAATAACAAAATCCACTATGGTACTTGCTAAGATCAAAAAGAGAAACCTCCAGTCCCATAGGCCATAAAAAAAATAACTTGCACCCAAAACCAAAAGGTTCTGTATTCTAACCTTTTTACTAAAGACAAACCAATAAGTTAAAAAGACTATTGGAAGAAATATAAAATAGGATAATGAATTAAAGGCCATTACTCACCAAACGAGTTAAAAATCGATTATTTCAATCTCAGACCTTCTGTTATGACGATGCTTATCTTCTGAACAAGGGGTAGTATCATCGCATTCGTTCACCAATTTAGACTCCCCAAAAGCTCCAGACTTTATTCGCTCTTCAGGTATTCCTTTGGATATGATATAATCCACTGTACGTTTCGCCCTTCGTTCTGATAACCATTGATTGTATTCATTTGTTCCCCTAGAATCTGTATGTGCTCCTATTTGAACTACTAATGTTGGGGTATTTTTCAAAATATCAACAAGTTTATCCAAAAGATTTTTATCGTTCTTGGTCAAATAGGATGAATTCAATTTAAAATATACACTGCCCAATTGTTCAATCTCGTTCATGATTTTTGAACGTTCGGCATCTTTTGCTTCTTTTCTTGCTTTTTCTTCTGCTGCTAGTCTTTCAGCTTCTTTCTCTTGTTCTAACTGTTCAGCTAGTAATCTGGCCCGCTCATCTGCTTGTTTGTTAGCATCAATAGAGTCTTTGACCCGTTGTTGCTCCTCTTCCATTTCCTTTAAGTAAGCTAGCTTTTCTGCGCCTTTTCTCGAAAGTCCTTTTTCAACATTGAAACGGTATGCCACACCAACCGCGTGTTGTACATGGTTTGTGGAATTTTCTATATTCATGGTCCATTTACCCGTAGAACTGAAATCCAATCCCCAATGGTCTGAAAACCAAGTTCTAAAACCCACAACAGCATTGTAGGTTCCCCTACCCTGATTGTTGGCATCTGTATATCCTGCGCCAATTCCTATATATGGGTCAAAAAAGCCTGTTTCACCCAATATCTTGTTTAAATCATAGCTTACCCTAAAATCCAATCCAAAATAATCTACATCTTCCGTAGCAATAACATCATCAACTACTTTTCCTTCATTGTATCTGTTATAGCTTCCTATTGCTTCTAACCCCAATCCACTTTTAAAATAGCGTCCTACGCTTACTCTTGATGGGTGGGGAACTGTGTTCCATCCATCTTTTAAATCAAAAAGCTCTCTAAATTCATCACCAGAGTCATCAACAAAGTTTGTACCCAAAGTAGCCATCCAAAAACTTTCCGCTATACTATCTTTTTTGGTAAGTTGTCGTTCTTGCGCCATCAATGTAAGCACAGATAAAAACACAATCGAAAAAATGACCGACTTTTTAGTAAGCATAACGTATGATTCGAGGATTATCCCAACAAAATTAGCTCTAGTGTACGTAACCCTATGCTTTATACTTTCAAGTGCTCCAATTATCGATGAGTGGACAAAAACAGAGGCTTGACAGTCTTCAGAATCCTACTTTTTCGAAAGAAACTGGTTTTATAACAGTAGGTGTTCTATAAAGGTAAAAAGGGTATGTAATAATTTCAGATGAAGATTTATCTTTATGATAATCAGGCATTTTCACGGTGATTATCATTTCGTTCCCCAGTGTTTCCGTTTTCGATAAAACCGGTATTGCGTTCCCTTTCTGTTCCCCCATACATATGATGACCACCATGTATTGGGTAAAATCTATAGTTGGTACAGGAAGTCCAGGTTTTCTGGTCTTATTGATCTTTGAATAAAATTTATTCAAAGATTTGGCATCCTTTATCACCATTGCATCATATTCCAAGATACCACTATAATTGTCCTGATCTATCAAAACAATATCAGCATCTTGCTCAGATGATTCTGCCGTAACAGTATTTTGTGCTTTACAAGAAAACAGTGAAACGAGAATAAACAATAAGAGAAACCTTTTCATCGCAATCTATCTTAATAGGAATTCTTAAATCTAGACTTATAGGCCTTCTCATAAACCTCTTCGTACAAGGGCAGGATATTCAGTATGTCAAACTTAGAAGCCACCTCATAAGCATTTTCCTTAAACTCATTTAATATATCCTCATCTTTTAAAACGTGCAGTGCTTTTGCGCCCATTTCGGTGACGTCGCCCACATCTGCAAGAAATCCAGAAACCCCTTGTATGTTTACTTCTGGAATCCCGCCGGTATTACTCGAAATTACTGGAACCCTATTGATCATTGCTTCAAGAGCTGCTAAACCAAAACTTTCCGATTTTGATGGTAATAAGAACAAATCCGAAAAACAAAGAATCCTATCGATTTCATTGCTATTGCCCAAGAATATAACTTTATTTTTTATCCCCAAATCATCACAGAGCTTCTCGGCCATCTCCTTCTCGGGGCCCTCGCCTACCATGATTAGTTTTGCTGGTATCTCTTTTTGGATACGGTCAAAAACATGAATCACATCGGGTATATGCTTTACTTTTCTAAAGTTACTGATATGGGTCACTATCCGCTCATCATCATCGGCCATCAAAGAACGTTGACAATCGGTATATTCCGTACTGTATTTTGTTGTATCAATAAAGTTGGGAATGACCTCTATTTCTTTTTGGATATCAAAAATCTTCAAAGTGCTTTGCTTCAGATTTTCTGATACGGAAGTTACCACATCAGATTTATTGATACTGAACGTAACCGCCGGCTTATAGAAAGGATGTTTCCCAACCAACGTTATATCGGTACCGTGCAGTGTTGTGATCATAGGAATGTAGATGCCCTCTTCCAACAACATCTTTTTGGCCATATACCCTGCATAAGCATGGGGAATTGCATAATGTACATGCAAAAGCTCTATTCCAAAAAGCTTTATGGTATCTACCAATTTGCTTGACAGTGCCAACTCATAGGGTTGGTATCTAAAAAGTGGATACTCCGGGACATTGACCTCGTGAAAGTGGATATTGTTGTTTAAGAGATCCAGACGCACTGGCTGTTTATAGGTAATGAAGTGGACTTCATGCCCTCTTTCCGCCAAAGCTATGCCCAATTCTGTAGCTACAACACCACTACCACCAAAGGTTGGATAACAAACTATTGCTATTTTCATATTCACAAAGCTAACGCAATTTACGTTCTAATCTATAATGGCATCATAAATAGCCTGCTGGATTCTGGTCCGTAAACCAGATTTGACCAAGAGCCTGTTCGTGGCAGATGGATAGGTTCTATTGGACAAAAACACATAGACCAATTCTTCTTCAGGATCAGCCCAAGTGTAAGTTCCGGTAAAGCCGCTATGCCCAAAGCTTTTTCTAGAAACACATCCACAGGTTGGCCCTTTTTCCTTTAACTGGGGCTTATCAAAACCTACTCCTCTTCTTACATCTTTATGACAAAAGTAACAGGTATTAAATTTTTTAATCGTCCGTTCATCAAAAAAGCGATGCCCACCATAGTAGCCTCCTTGCAAATACATCTGCATTATTTTGACCACATCATCGGCATTACTGAAAAGACCTGCATGTCCACCTACACCACCTTGCATTGCCGCACCCATATCGTGCACATATCCTTGCACAGTTTGGTAACGATAATAGGTATCTTCTTCAGAAGGCACTATCTCGTCTTTTGTAAATTTGCTTAGGGGATTGAACGATGTACGCTGTAAACCCATTGGGGTATACAAAAAATCATTGACCAGCTCGTCTATTGGCTTACCATAGGTTTCTTCTATATATTTTTTAAATACATAATAAGCTACATCGCTATAGCGGTAACGATTGGATTTTAATGACTGTCTTCCTATCCTGTTGTAAATAGAATCTTTGTAAGCATCGGTTATATATAGATTTTCCGCTACTTTATAGGAAAATCCATCCGTTAGTTTAGTCCTATAAAATTCTGATGAAGGTTTCCTTTCATTGTTCAAAGTGCTTATGTAAAAAGCAATCCAGGCTGGAAGTCGACCGTAATGAGATAATGCTTTTAGCACTGTAACGTCTTTTAATTCAGAATCAGCATATTCAGGTATCAATTCTTCAAACGTATTGTTCAGCGCAATTTTACCTTCTTCCTCCATTTTCATGATCATAGGTAATGTTGAAAGAATTTTGGTCAAGGAAGCCAAATCATAAATATGCGATTCCTGAATTCCCATTGTTGCCTTATAGGTTGGTTTACCAAAGCTTTTGTTGTAAATAACCTTTCCTTTTTTTGCCACCAATATTTGTGCTCCCGGAAACATCAAAGAATCAAGTCCTATTTGGACTAGACTATCAACTGCTGCCAATTTACTGGAATTGAGGCCTACCCGTTCTGGAATACTGTAGCCCAAACGTTGTAACGATTTTAGCTTTGTTCCTGTATAAACCGGAAATTCTTCATGGGCAGAAACGGGCAACTTCCCATTAGCACCAATTGCACCGAAGATTGCTTCCGCAGTTTTTTCTTGTGCTATTGCACTATTTTGATAGGCTACTACTACTCCATCAATAGTTTTGAAATTTAGGACGTCTAAAAGCGCATAAGGCTTTGCAAATAAAGTCAGTATCGTGTTGCTGGTCCGTAGCCTAGAAATCTCTTGTAACCAAAAAAGTTCATTTTTGGAGAATTTATAGCCTTTCCAAGGGCTTTGGTTGTTTTTATGAAAACCTATAATTACTAGATTGTAATCGGCAAGTTTCTTTTTGTACCCTGCAACATCTTTGGCATTGATTTGAGTCACCTTGGCATATTTTGATAACGTTTCAAAAAAAACTTCGCCAGAGTCATCACCAAACTTTACATAGGCAATCTTCTTGTTTTCCAGTTTTTTTATTGGGAGTAACGAAAAATTGTTCTTTGCGACGGTAATTGCATTTTCAATCGCTTCTTCATAAAGAACATCATTATCCACGCCATTCAAATCTTCATAGAGATTTTCCAGTTTTATAGGCTTGTAATTAGATAGTCCAGCTTTATACTTGGCCATCAATATTTTCTTGACCGATACAGAGAGGCGCTCCTCGGTAATAACTCCCTCATTATAAGCTTCTATCAGTTTTTCTTTGGCCTTCATGACATTCTCAGGCATCAATAACATGTCATTTCCTGCCAAGAAAGCTTCGAGCTCAACTTCTCCTTCATTTGCGAATTGAGAGACAGCTTTCATGTTCAATGCGTCCGTAAAGACCAGCCCATTAAAGCACAATTCTTCTTTTAGCAATCCTGAAACTATATCTTTAGAAAGGGAAGATGGATGTCCTTCCCTACTTTCAAGGGTTGGCACATCCAAATGTGCTACCATTACGGTACTTATCCCATTTTCTATCAATTTTTTGAAGGGATGCAGTTCTATGGAATCCAATCGCTCTTTTGTTGAGTTAATAATCGGCAGAGCCTTGTGGGAATCTGTCGCCGTATCGCCATGACCGGGAAAGTGTTTTCCACAGGATAAAACACCTGCTTTTTCCATTCCTTTCATAAAAGCGATTCCCTTCTGAGTCACATTTGTAGGATCTTCACCAAAAGAACGGTTACCAATAATAGGATTTTTAGGATTGTTGTTGACGTCTATGTCCGGTGCAAAATTGATGTGAACACCTAACCGCTTGGCATGTTTCCCAATTTGAAAACCAACTTTTTCAACTATGTTGCTATCCTGAATAGCACCCAATGTCATGTTCCATGGAAAGGCATATGTTGAATCAAGACGCATGGCAAGGCCCCATTCGGCATCCATTCCGATCAATAAAGGTATTTTGGAGTTGGCCTGATACGCATTGGTGAGCTTCGCTTGGCGATTTGGGCCGCCTTTTGAAAAAATAACTCCCCCTATGTGCTGTTCTTTAATGAGCTTCGATATCTTATCCGTTGAAGCCTTATCTTGATTTGAGGCAACATTTACCATGAAAAGTTGACCTATACGCTCGTTCAGCGACATATTTCTATATTGAACCTCTACCCAACTGGATTGTGCTAGGGAATCGGAAACAATTAACGGGTCATTTTGACCATGTATTTTAAAAAGAAATAAAAAGAAAAGGGGGAAGTAAAAATTTATGCGCATAAATATCTTGTCTAAGACATCAACTTATTGCTGCTAAAAATATTGCTTTTCATCGAAGAAAGCACGGTAATTAAGATAATTTAAAGGATATTTTACGAAACAAACCTTGAATGCCAACTCTCACTGGCAGGAACTTCCCAATGCTCTTGATATTCGAATTTGGTGGTTACCAAGTTATTGAACACTATCGTATTTCCCGAAATGGCTTTCTCCTTGGCCATTTTTTTAAAGTCCTTTAACGATTTGTACGTAACGTACTCACCTTGTTTGAACGATACATTCATCCTATCTAAAAGTGTTACACCATATTTTTGTTCCAACTCCTGTATAAAATGAACGGATGCATCAATAGAGCAACCAGACGCACCAGTATTCGACTGGTCCAACGCGATAATTATAAATCTTTTATACTTTATTTCAAAACCCGCTTCCAATTGACTACCGTGCGCAGTCCATTCTGTAATAAAACCTTTCATTTTATCTTGAATTTCTTCTAGCTCGGTATCCGTAAAACTTCTGTTGGCTTGGTAAATCCAAATCCTAGAGTCGTCAGGAAGTTTATCAAAAGGTACTAACATAAAGCGTCTTAATTGTATATTCTAAATTAATCCAATAATGATTTCAAACCATCTTTTGCATTGTAAATGCGTCCCACTTCATCAGTACTCAAAGGTCTGCTAAATACGGAAAGTTCATCGAACAAACCTATATAGTTAAGCCCCAACATGATGTTTGATTTTTCTTCATCCCATGTAAAAGGATCGTTTATTGGTGGTACTTTTCCTTTACTTTCTCCATTAACGAACAATTCCGAACTACCGTTTTCAGTATTCAATCCTGAAAAGTTAATAACAATATGTGTCCACCCACCTCTTTCAAAGGGAGGTTGTTTTACGGTAACCAATCGTCTCAAATAATCCGAATTTTCATCCGGACCCAATTTCTTAGGGTTCCACACCTCTATATCGCCCAAAACCCCTAAGCGAAAATCCCTGGGATTCTCTTTGGTAAAATCTACCCAAAGTGCCGCATCGTTATAATTAACATCGGTTATTTGAATGGGATCACAATAGCCAGGCTCCAAATCTTTAGCTGGATCTAGTTGCAACCAAAATGAAACGGCGCCGTTCCAATTCTCCTTGGAATATCCTATATTTTCAGCTGCTTTAAAAAAGGTAACCATTCTACTCTTTTTCTTGAAATCCAAAGCACCTCCAGAAAGACCGGCTCCTTTGTCAAAAACTACATCTGGATTTAAAAGACCGGGTTTTGCATCTTGCATATTCTTTCTAAGTTCGGCAGTATAAATAGCATTATCGCCTACTGCAATATCTGCAGATGTGCCTTCATCAAAGGAGGCATAGAACAAAAGGTCATCCTTTAATTTGTCTTCTGCGATAAATGCAACTAGCAAAATAAAAGAAGAAAGTAGCAATGTATATTTGAAAAAGTGTTTCATTTTGATGGATATCTATTATAAATCTTCTGCATTTGCTATAAGTTCCGCCACGTCCATCACTTTGATGCTGGCTTCTTTTTCTTTGTTTTTGACACCATCCGTCATCATGGTATTACAAAATGGGCAAGCAGCAGCTATTATTTCGGGTTGTGTCTCTAAAGCTTGTTCGGTACGTTCTATGTTTACTTCTTTATCTCCCTCTTCCGCTTCCTTGAACATTTGAGCTCCACCGGCACCGCAGCATAATCCACGCTTTCGACAGTTTTTCATTTCGACCAATTCCGCATCCAATTTTTGAATGAGTTCACGGGGAGCTTCAAATACATCATTTGCCCTGCCTAAATAGCATGGGTCATGAAATGTGATCCGTTTTCCTTTATAAGTTCCTCCTTCCAAGGAAATTTTTCCTTCATCAAGCAACTGTTTCAGAAATTGGGTGTGATGTACAACCTCGTAATTCCCCCCAACCCTGGGTATTCATTTTTAATGGTGTTAAAGCAGTGTGGACAGGCCGTAACCACTTTTTTCACTTCGTAAGCGTTCATTACCTCAATATTGGTAACTGCTTGCATCTGAAACAAAAACTCGTTGCCCGCCCTTTTAGCTGGGTCACCTGTACAACTTTCTTCGGTACCCAATACTGCAAAGCTCACATTGGCCTTATTCAATATTTTCACAAAAGCCTTCGTAATTTTCTTTGCCCTATCATCAAAACTTCCCGCACAACCAACCCAAAATAGTACTTCGGGCTGTTTTCCTTCAGCAAAAAGTGAAGCCATAGTGGGTACGTTCATTTCATTTGCCATTTAATTTCTCTTTAAGATTCTTGCGTCCAGTTTAGTCGGTCCATTTGGTTAAAAGGCCATGGAGCACCATTGTTTTCCAAGTTCCCCATCATATTGTTAAGGTCAGATGGTGCTGCAGACTGCTCCATCACTAAAAACCTCCTCATTTCAACTATAATGGACAATGGATCTATACTTACGGGACATGCTTCTACACATGCATTACATGTGGTACATGCCCACAATTCTTCTTGGGTGATATAGTCATTCAATAGCTGTTTTCCATCAGAAACAAACTCGCCTTTATTGGCATCGATGTTTTTCCCAACTTCCTCTAGCCTGTCACGGGTATCCATCATTATCTTTCTTGGAGAAAGCTTTTTGCCAGTCTGGTTTGCAGGACATTCCGAAGTACATCTACCACACTCGGTACATGTATATGCATTGAGCAACTGTACCCAGTTCAAATCCATCACATCTGAAGCCCCAAATTTTTCAGGGTCTGCAGTATCTTCAGCTGGAGCGGCAAAAGGGTCAGCCGTAGGATCCATCATCAATTTTACCTCATTTGTCACTGCTTCTACATTATCAATCTCGCCTTTAGGCTTCAACTTCCCATAATAGGTGTTTGGAAATGCCAATAAAATATGAAGGTGTTTGGAATAATACAGGTAATTCAAAAAGGCCAATATCCCCAAAATATGAAGCCACCAAGCAGTACGCTCTACTAAAACCAAACTTGAAATTGACATGCCATCAAAAAGTGGTGCGATAAACTGACTAATTGGAAAAGCACCAGCCTTGGTATAATACTCAGCATTCATTTGCTGTAATTGAAAATCGGCAGCGTTCATGGTCAAAAATAGAAACATGAGTACCAATTCAATATATAGAATAAGGTTCCCGTCTTTTTTAGGCCAGCCTTCCATTTCTGGTTTTAGGAACCTTTTTAATTTGATAATGTTTCTTCTAATCCAAAAAACTACAACTGCTACGATAACCAAGAAGGCCAAAACTTCAAAAGAGCCTATCAAGAAATTATACAGTGCTCCCAATGGAGCAAAAACACGGTGAGTTCCAAGTATTCCGTCTATGACAATCTCTAAGACTTCAATATTTATAATGATAAACCCAACATACACGATGATATGCATGAGTCCTGATATTGGGCGAACCACCATTTTAGTCTGACCTAAAGCAATTTTCGCCATATTGGTCCAGCGTTGTGATTTATTATCGTTTACCTCAATAGCTTTACCTAATTTAATGTTTCTGGAGAGTTTCTTCACATTCCTAGAAAAAAAACCTACCCCTGCGATAAGGGCGAGTGCAAAAAGTATATTGGGTAAGTACTCCATAGTTTAGTTTTGAGTTTGTGCGGCGGGGTCATCTTCGGGAAGCTCATACTCTTTTTGCTTCTTTCCAAAAACAGAAACATTGACATATCTTTTTGGATTTAATCTAAAATCCTGCAGCAAAAGGTCTAATTCTCTTGAGGCTGCGTTCAGGTTATCGTATAATTTTTCGTCTTGGGTAAGTTTGCCCAAGGACCCTTCGCCTTTTTCAATTTTTCCAAGCACGCTGTTCAATTTTTCTACCGTTGTTTGAAAATTGGCTACTGTTTCCGCCAAACCTGCGTTTGCCAGAGAATCTGAAAGCTTGGAGAAATTAGTTGTAATGTTATCCACATTTTTTAATGAATTGTCCAACTGCTCTGTATTATT
The nucleotide sequence above comes from Flagellimonas sp. HMM57. Encoded proteins:
- a CDS encoding ABC transporter ATPase produces the protein MLVPFDKLPDDSRIWIYQANRSFTDTELEEIQDKMKGFITEWTAHGSQLEAGFEIKYKRFIIIALDQSNTGASGCSIDASVHFIQELEQKYGVTLLDRMNVSFKQGEYVTYKSLKDFKKMAKEKAISGNTIVFNNLVTTKFEYQEHWEVPASESWHSRFVS
- a CDS encoding glycoside hydrolase family 3 N-terminal domain-containing protein, with the protein product MRINFYFPLFFLFLFKIHGQNDPLIVSDSLAQSSWVEVQYRNMSLNERIGQLFMVNVASNQDKASTDKISKLIKEQHIGGVIFSKGGPNRQAKLTNAYQANSKIPLLIGMDAEWGLAMRLDSTYAFPWNMTLGAIQDSNIVEKVGFQIGKHAKRLGVHINFAPDIDVNNNPKNPIIGNRSFGEDPTNVTQKGIAFMKGMEKAGVLSCGKHFPGHGDTATDSHKALPIINSTKERLDSIELHPFKKLIENGISTVMVAHLDVPTLESREGHPSSLSKDIVSGLLKEELCFNGLVFTDALNMKAVSQFANEGEVELEAFLAGNDMLLMPENVMKAKEKLIEAYNEGVITEERLSVSVKKILMAKYKAGLSNYKPIKLENLYEDLNGVDNDVLYEEAIENAITVAKNNFSLLPIKKLENKKIAYVKFGDDSGEVFFETLSKYAKVTQINAKDVAGYKKKLADYNLVIIGFHKNNQSPWKGYKFSKNELFWLQEISRLRTSNTILTLFAKPYALLDVLNFKTIDGVVVAYQNSAIAQEKTAEAIFGAIGANGKLPVSAHEEFPVYTGTKLKSLQRLGYSIPERVGLNSSKLAAVDSLVQIGLDSLMFPGAQILVAKKGKVIYNKSFGKPTYKATMGIQESHIYDLASLTKILSTLPMIMKMEEEGKIALNNTFEELIPEYADSELKDVTVLKALSHYGRLPAWIAFYISTLNNERKPSSEFYRTKLTDGFSYKVAENLYITDAYKDSIYNRIGRQSLKSNRYRYSDVAYYVFKKYIEETYGKPIDELVNDFLYTPMGLQRTSFNPLSKFTKDEIVPSEEDTYYRYQTVQGYVHDMGAAMQGGVGGHAGLFSNADDVVKIMQMYLQGGYYGGHRFFDERTIKKFNTCYFCHKDVRRGVGFDKPQLKEKGPTCGCVSRKSFGHSGFTGTYTWADPEEELVYVFLSNRTYPSATNRLLVKSGLRTRIQQAIYDAIID
- a CDS encoding OmpA family protein; the protein is MLTKKSVIFSIVFLSVLTLMAQERQLTKKDSIAESFWMATLGTNFVDDSGDEFRELFDLKDGWNTVPHPSRVSVGRYFKSGLGLEAIGSYNRYNEGKVVDDVIATEDVDYFGLDFRVSYDLNKILGETGFFDPYIGIGAGYTDANNQGRGTYNAVVGFRTWFSDHWGLDFSSTGKWTMNIENSTNHVQHAVGVAYRFNVEKGLSRKGAEKLAYLKEMEEEQQRVKDSIDANKQADERARLLAEQLEQEKEAERLAAEEKARKEAKDAERSKIMNEIEQLGSVYFKLNSSYLTKNDKNLLDKLVDILKNTPTLVVQIGAHTDSRGTNEYNQWLSERRAKRTVDYIISKGIPEERIKSGAFGESKLVNECDDTTPCSEDKHRHNRRSEIEIIDF
- the bshA gene encoding N-acetyl-alpha-D-glucosaminyl L-malate synthase BshA; its protein translation is MKIAIVCYPTFGGSGVVATELGIALAERGHEVHFITYKQPVRLDLLNNNIHFHEVNVPEYPLFRYQPYELALSSKLVDTIKLFGIELLHVHYAIPHAYAGYMAKKMLLEEGIYIPMITTLHGTDITLVGKHPFYKPAVTFSINKSDVVTSVSENLKQSTLKIFDIQKEIEVIPNFIDTTKYSTEYTDCQRSLMADDDERIVTHISNFRKVKHIPDVIHVFDRIQKEIPAKLIMVGEGPEKEMAEKLCDDLGIKNKVIFLGNSNEIDRILCFSDLFLLPSKSESFGLAALEAMINRVPVISSNTGGIPEVNIQGVSGFLADVGDVTEMGAKALHVLKDEDILNEFKENAYEVASKFDILNILPLYEEVYEKAYKSRFKNSY
- a CDS encoding (Fe-S)-binding protein, translated to MEYLPNILFALALIAGVGFFSRNVKKLSRNIKLGKAIEVNDNKSQRWTNMAKIALGQTKMVVRPISGLMHIIVYVGFIIINIEVLEIVIDGILGTHRVFAPLGALYNFLIGSFEVLAFLVIVAVVVFWIRRNIIKLKRFLKPEMEGWPKKDGNLILYIELVLMFLFLTMNAADFQLQQMNAEYYTKAGAFPISQFIAPLFDGMSISSLVLVERTAWWLHILGILAFLNYLYYSKHLHILLAFPNTYYGKLKPKGEIDNVEAVTNEVKLMMDPTADPFAAPAEDTADPEKFGASDVMDLNWVQLLNAYTCTECGRCTSECPANQTGKKLSPRKIMMDTRDRLEEVGKNIDANKGEFVSDGKQLLNDYITQEELWACTTCNACVEACPVSIDPLSIIVEMRRFLVMEQSAAPSDLNNMMGNLENNGAPWPFNQMDRLNWTQES
- a CDS encoding MBOAT family protein, which produces MGASYFFYGLWDWRFLFLILASTIVDFVIGKAIYESKSKKRLWLLVSVIFNITLLGFFKYYNFFADSFMDMFQLFGYSIKSSWTLNIILPVGISFYTFQTMSYSLDIYYGRLKPTRDFLSFATFVAFFPQLVAGPIERASNLLGQIIKKREFDYGQCVSGLQLILWGLFKKMVIADGIAPIVDDIFANYHSYPASTLVLGVTLFSFQVYGDFSGYSDIAIGTAKLFGIELMSNFKFPNFSRNVAEYWQRWHISLSTWFRHYVYIPLGGSRVGKLLSVRNICIIFLVSGFWHGANWTFIFWGAFHALAFIPVFLMGRNTIYKNTVVAERTILPTLKEMGQILLTFSIVTFSRIFFRSASLTDAFNYIERIFSNFEYAQYSHPLGYRMVDYFILLALFVIYEYCIRKDERNPFKFRSRGVRFMLYTLVVFAILLFYDSGFDRSFIYFQF
- a CDS encoding LamG domain-containing protein, which codes for MKHFFKYTLLLSSFILLVAFIAEDKLKDDLLFYASFDEGTSADIAVGDNAIYTAELRKNMQDAKPGLLNPDVVFDKGAGLSGGALDFKKKSRMVTFFKAAENIGYSKENWNGAVSFWLQLDPAKDLEPGYCDPIQITDVNYNDAALWVDFTKENPRDFRLGVLGDIEVWNPKKLGPDENSDYLRRLVTVKQPPFERGGWTHIVINFSGLNTENGSSELFVNGESKGKVPPINDPFTWDEEKSNIMLGLNYIGLFDELSVFSRPLSTDEVGRIYNAKDGLKSLLD